In Burkholderia lata, the DNA window CGATCATCCCGAACGCGGTGGTCGCGGTCGCGACGAGGAGCGCGATGCCCGCGCCGCGCGCGCGTGGCCGGAACGCGCCGGCAAACGCACCCACGGCCAGGAGCACGGCCGACAACCCGATCAGCACGGCGACGAACACGAGCATCGCCCCCGCATGGCCGAGTTTCATGAACGCCATCATCTGCGCGGTGATCACGCACATGCCCGCGATCGTGAACATCACGATCGCCAGCGCATTGCGCACGAAGCTCACGCGTTCGCCTGGAAATACGCGGTCGCGGGGCGCCGGAACATCAGGTAGACGAACAGCGCGAACAGCAGGACGCCCGGAATCAGCACCGCGTACATCGACGCCGGCATGTTGATGAACGAGAACGCGAAACTGAACACGGCCGTCGCGATGTAGGTCTTGCGCGACCATTCGCGGCCCTTGAGGATCGCGATGCCGACCACGACATTCACGACTTCGAGGATCACGCTGATGCCGAGCGTCGCCCAGACGGGCAGCAGGTATTGCGACAGCAGCGCCTGGGTGGTCGGCATGCCGATCGTGAAGGGCGTATAGATGCACGTGATCGCGTTGGTCACGATGATGATCCACGCGAGAATGGTCAGCGAAATCGGTCTTTTCATTGTGTTTTCCTTGTTATTCGCCGCCATGGTGGCCCCCGGGACGGCGCGCTCGCGGTCACGATGGCCGCAGTCGGGCCATTGTCGGGGAAGCGCACGGCGAACGCAACGGACGGCCCGCGCCGCTCGCGCCGTCCGCCGCCTGCGGTGCGCGCGGCGCTAGCCGGCGTCCGCTTCGTCGTCGCGCCAGTCGATATCGCCGCACAGCACGCGCTGCGCATCGCCGACCCGCACGGCCACCGACAGCGTCACGCACGGCTGCGCCTCGTTGATCGACAGGTACGGCCGCGTGACCTGCACGCGCCCCGGCTCGGCGATCGCCGAGCGGAAATACGGCCGGCGCAGCCAGTTCGCGCCCTGCGCGTCCGCCAGCGGCGAGAAGCGCGCCTCGGCGAGCGCGCGGTCGGCGCGCAGCACGACGTTGCGGCCCGACTGGCGGCCGTGCGCGTCGAGCAGGAAGCAGCGCGCGGCCGCGTCGAGCGCGAGGAAGTTCCAGCACACCTCGTCGAGCGGCTCGCCGGCCGCGAGACGCTCGGCCGCGCGTTCGAACGCGCGCAGGTACGGCGCGATCCGCTGCGCATCGCGCCGCTCGCGCGCGTCGGTCTGCTGCCGAAAACGCTCGGTCAGCTCGCCGATGCAGCCCGTCGCGGCCGCGCTGTCGGGCAGCCCCGGCGCCGGCCGGCCGAAGTAGTAGCCCTGTACGAAATCGGCCTCGCACGACAGCGCGATCTGCGCCTCGTGCTCGGTCTCGATGCCCTCGACGAGCACCAGCTTGCCGGCCTCGTGCAGCAGCGTCACGAGCCCGTGCAGGATCGCGGTGAGCCCGGTGCGGTGCGCTGCGTGCGACAGCATGATCCGGTCGAGCTTCACGATGTCCGGGTTCAGCTGCCAGATCCGCTCGAGGTTCGAGTGACCCGCGCCGAAATCGTCGAGCGCGATCAGGAAACCGTGCGTGCGGAATTCGCGCACGGCCTCGGCAAGCCGCTCGACGTCTTCCGCGCGCTGTTCGAGCACTTCGAGCACGATGCGGCGCGGCGGCATGCCGAGCCGCTTCAGGTTCGCGAGCAGCGCGGCCGCCTGGAACGGGTCGGTGAGCACGCCCGGATGGACGTTGAGGAACAGCCATTCGCGCTCCGCGCCGAGCAGCGCGAAGTTCTCGAGATGCAGCGCCTGCGCGAGCCGGTCGAGCTGCAGCAGCTCGCCCTGGCGCGCGGCTTCGCCGAACACGTCGAGCGGCGACACGGCGCGGTCGAGCGCATCGTGCGCGCGCAGCAGCGCCTCGTAGCCCACCGCACGCTGGTGCGACAGGCTGAATATCGGCTGGAACACGGTCGTGAGCGTCAGGTCGCGGTGCTGCGTCGCCAGACGTTCGAAGCCGGAACTCACCTCCCGCTCGAACCGGTACGGCGACGCGGCGGCCGGACGCTCCTGTTGCACGATCGTCATGCCTTCCTCCTGGTATTGCCTTCGAACGCGGCGCCCGACGAAGCGAGCGGCGCGTGCAATGTCATGGTTGGACCCTCGGTTGCCCGGTCGGCGCCGGACGGCTGACCAACATCAAGCAAGCTCCGTGCAAGGCTCGGACAATCCGTGCGCGGCGCAGGCCCACCGGGCTGCCGCACCATCTCGGCGCATCTCCGACGCACCATTTTCGTGCACACGCACCGGCCTCTCGAACGCACCCGTCACGCTGTCACGCTACACTCCGTACGATCGTTTCATTCCCCGTATTCGCCGTATCGATGGAAATCGTCTTCACCGTCCTGATCCTGCTGCTGACCGTCGCGCTGTCCGGCGCCGTCACGCGCATCCTGCCGTTCCAACTGCCGTTGCCGCTGATGCAGATCGCGTTCGGCGCGATGCTCGCGTGGCCGAAGCTGAACCTGCACGTCGCGTTCGATCCCGAAATCTTCATGCTGCTGTTCATTCCGCCGCTGCTGTTCGCGGACGGCTGGCGGATTCCGAAGCGCGAGCTGTACCTGCAGCGCCGCGCGATCCTGATGCTCGCATTCGGGCTCGTGTTCATGACGGTACTCGCAGTGGGCTACTTCGCGCACTGGCTGATACCCGAGTTGCCGCTGCCGATCGCGTTCGCGCTCGCGGCCGTGCTGTCACCGACCGACGCGGTCGCGCTGTCCGGCATCGCCGGCAAGGGCCGGATCCCGCCGCAACTGATGCACATCCTCGAAGGCGAGGCGCTGATGAACGACGCGTCGGGCCTCGTCGCACTGAAATTCGCGATCGCGGCCGCGCTGACGGGCATGTTCTCGCTGCGCGACGCGTCGGTCACGTTCGTGATCGTCGCCGCCGGCGGGCTCGCGACGGGCGCGATCGTGTCGTGGGCATTCAGCGCGCTGTCGACGCGCTTCCTGAACGCCGAGCAGGAAGGCGATCCGGCCCCCGGCATCGTGATGACGCTGCTCGTGCCGTTCGCGGCCTACCTGTTCGCCGAGCACCTCGACCTGTCGGGCGTGCTGGCGGCCGTGTCGGCCGGGATGATGATGAACTACACGAGCTTCTCGCGTAAAAGCACCGTCGCGTCGCGCGTACGCGCCGAAAGCACGTGGGCGATGATCGAGTTCGTGTTCAACGGCATGGTGTTCATCATGCTCGGGCTGCAGCTGCCGCACATCATCGGCCGCACGCTCGTCGACGCGCACCACACGAGCGACGCGCTCGTCGGCCGGATGGTCTTCAACGTCTGCGCGATGATGCTCGCGCTGTATGCGATCCGCTTCCTGTGGGTCTGGCTGCTGCGCTGGTTCGCGAGCCGTCGCGCCGCACGCCAGGGCCTCACGGGCACGATGGCCGGCGTGCGCACGATCGCGGTGATGACGGTCGGCGGCGTGCGCGGCGCGGTCACGCTCGCCGGCGTGCTGTCGATTCCGGTCGCGCTGTCCGACGGCGTGCCGCTGCCGGGCCGCGACACGGCGATCTTCGTTGCATCGGCCGTGATCCTCGGCTCGCTCATCGTCGCGGTGATCGGCCTGCCGCTGCTGCTGCGCGGCGTGCGTTCGTCGCGCAGCCCGCTCGGCGACGAGGAACGCGCCGCGCGCGCCGCCGCCGCTCAGGCCGCGATCCGCGCGATCGACTCGTCGCACGACGCGATCTCGGTCGATCTCGACGAATCGGGCGCCGCACGCTGCGCGGATATCTCCGCACGCGTGATGGACCAGTACCGCCGCCGCCTCGCGACGCTCGCCGAGGACGGCCCCACGCCGCGCGCGGAAGCGAAGCAGGCCGAAACGATGGAACTGCAGATGCGGATCGCGGCCGTGCGCGCGGAACGTTCCGCGCTTTATCGGCTGCGCAGCGAGAGCAAGATTTCCGACGAGACGCTGACGAAGCTGCTCCGCGAGATCGACCTGTCCGAGACCGCGCTGTCGACGCGCAAGAAAGGCATTCTCTGAAGGTCCGGCCGCTGCCTGTACGCAGCAGCTTGGACCCAACAAAAAACGGCGACGCTCAAGCGTCGCCGTTTTCACATCCGACCGCGTTCGCGTTACTTCGCGACGACGACCGGAATCCCCTTCAGCATTCCCGCGCCCTTCATCTCGTCGAGCGCGTGCTGCACGGCCGCGCTCGTCGCCGCTTCGATGCCGAGCTGCAGTGCCAGCTCGCGCTCCGCGCGCTTCACGCCGGCAAGATTGCGCACCTTCACGTGCCCGAAGCCGCGCACGCGGGCATGCAGGTCGGCCAGTTGCACGACCTGCGCCGCATTGCCGGCGGTCGTCGCGGCGAGCGCACGCGCGAGCGTCGTCTCGTAGTCGTCGGCGAGCGCACGCTCCATCCTGCGCTCGACGGTGCGGCCGAACGGATCGAGCCACGTGCCGCGCAGGCTGCGCACGCGCGCCAGCATGCCGAACACCGGCCACATCCACTGGCCGAACACGCGCTTCTTCGGCGCGCTGCCGTCGCTGCCGGCCTTCGCGACCGTCGGCGGCGCCAGGTTGAACTTCACGCGATAGGCCTGCCCCGGCACGCCTTCGAACTGCGCTTCAAGCGCCGTGCGGAACGCGTCGTCCGTGTACAGCCGCGCGACCTCGTATTCGTCCTTCACCGCGAGCAGCCGGTAGAACGTCGTCGCGACCGCGCGCGTCAGCGCTTCGTCGCCCTTCGCGCGCGCCGCGCTCACGAGCGCACGGTAGCGCTCGACGTAGCGTGCGCCGCCGTACGCGTCGAGACGCGCTTCGCGATCGGCGATCAGTTCGGCGAGCGTCTCCGGCGCGGCATGCGCGGCCACCGTGTGGCGCGCGTTCCACAACGCATCGAGGCCTGCCGCGTCGCCGGCCGCCATCCGGCCGATCGAGAACGCGAGCTTGTTCATCGGCACCGCGACGTTGTTCAGCTCGATCGCGCGCATCATCGCCGCGTGCGACACCGGCACGAGGCCGAGCTGCCACGCGTAGCCGAGCATGAGGATGTTCGCGCCGATCGAATCGCCGAGGAACTTCGCGGCGAGCGCCTGCGCGTCGCAGCTCGACAGGTAGCCGTCACCGGCCGCGTGGTGCATCTTCTCGAGCAGCGCATCCGCATGCAGGTTCGCGTCGGGGTTCTGCACGAACGACGCGTTCGGGATCCGGTGCGTGTTGACGACGATCCGCGAACGCTCGTGACGCACCGTCTGCAGCGCCTCGGCGCTCGCACCCACGACCATGTCGCACGCGAGCAGCACGTCGGCCTGCTGCGTGTCGATACGCACCTGGTTCAGCCAGCGGTCGCTCGACGCGATCCGCACGAACGACAGCACCGAGCCGCCCTTCTGCGCGAAGCCCATGAAGTCGAGCACCGACGCGCTCTTGCCTTCGAGGTGTGCAGCCATGCTGATCAGCGCGCCGACCGTCACGACGCCTGTGCCGCCGACGCCCGTCACGAGCATGTCGAACGGCGCCGCGTCGAGATGCGTGGCCGGCACCGGCAACGCGTCGACGCGCGCAGCGAGCGCGGCTTCGTCGAATGCGGCACCGGCGGCCTTCTTCAGCGCCGCGCCTTCGACCGTCACGAAGCTCGGGCAGAAGCCGTTCACGCACGAATAGTCCTTGTTGCACGACGACTGGTCGATGCGGCGCTTGCGGCCGAGCGGTGTTTCGAGCGGCTCGACCGACAGGCAGTTCGACTGCACGCCGCAATCGCCGCAGCCTTCGCACACCGCGTCGTTGATGAACAGGCGCTTGTCCGGGTCGGGGAATTCGCCTTTCTTGCGACGGCGGCGCTTCTCGGCCGCGCAGGTCTGGTCGTAGATCAGCACGGTGACGCCCGGCGTTTCGCGCAGCTCGCGCTGCACGGTGTCGAGTTCGCTGCGGTGATGGAACGTCGTGCCCGTCGGGAACTGGCCATGATGGCCGTCGTACTTCTCCGGTTCGTCGGACACAACGACGAAGCGCGACACGCCTTCCGCCTCGACCTGCCGCGCGATCTGCGGCACCGAGATGCTGCCGTCGACCGGCTGGCCGCCCGTCATCGCGACCGCGTCGTTGTAGAGGATCTTGTACGTGATGTTCGCTTTCGCGGCCACGGCCTGGCGGATCGCCAGGATGCCCGAGTGGAAGTAAGTGCCGTCGCCGAGGTTCTGGAACACGTGCTTCGTGTTGGTGAACATCGCGTGCGCGGCCCAGTCGACGCCCTCGCCGCCCATCTGGATCAGCCCCGTCGTGTCGCGCTCCATCCACGACGCCATGAAGTGGCAGCCGATGCCGGCCTGCGCGATCGAGCCTTCCGGCACCTTCGTCGACGTGTTGTGCGGGCAGCCCGAACAGAAATACGGCGTGCGCTTCACCGCATCGGCCTCGTTCGACAGGATCTGCGGCGCGACGAGATCGACCACGCGCTCGCGGCGGTCGAGCGCCGGCTTGTGGCGCGCGAGCCAGTCGGCGAACACCGGCAGGATGCGCGACGGGCGCAGCTCGCCGAGCTCGGACAGCAGGCAGGCGCCGGCGGCGTCATGCTTGCCGAGCACGCGCGGGCGCGCGCCTTCCGTGCGGTTGTACAGGTAGTCCTTGATCTGCTGCTCGATGACGGGGCCCTTCTCCTCGATCACGAGCACTTCGGCCAGCCCGTCGACGAAGGTTTCGACGCGGGTCATTTCGAGCGGATACGACAGGCCGACCTTGTAGATCCGTACGCCGGCCGCGTCGAGGTCGGCCACCGTCAGGTCGAGGCGGCGCAGCGCTTCCATCAGGTCGAGGTGCGCCTTGCCGCAGGTCACGATGCCGACGTTCGCCTGCGCGCTCGGCGCGATCCACTTGTCGATGCTGTTGGTGCGCGCGAAATGGCGCACCGCGTCGAGCTTCGCGGCGAGCCGTGCCTCGATCGTGAGGCTCGGCAGGTCGGGCCAGCGGTTGTGCAGGCCGCCCGCCGGCGGCGTGAAGCCTTCCGGCGCCGGCCACTGCGTCTGCAGCGCGTCGAGATCGACGGTCGAACCCGATTCGACCGTTTCCGAGATCGCCTTGAAACCGACCCATGCGCCCGAGTAGCGCGACAGCGCCCAGCCGTACAGGCCGAATTCGAGCATGTCGGCGATGTTCGCCGGGTTCACGACCGGCATGTGCCACGCGATCATCGCGAAGTCGCTCTGGTGCGGCATCGACGACGACACGCAGCCGTGGTCGTCGCCCGCGACGACGAGCACGCCGCCATGCGGCGACGAACCGTACGCGTTGCCATGCTTCAGCGCGTCGCCCGCGCGATCGACGCCCGGGCCCTTGCCGTACCACATCGCGTACACGCCCTCGACCGTGCGCTCGGGGTCGGCCTCGACGCGCTGCGTGCCGAGCACGGCCGTGCCGCCGAGTTCCTCGTTGATCGCGGGCAGGAAGCGCACGCCGCCGGCGTCGAGCAGTTTCTTCGCCTTCCACAGCTGCTGGTCGACCATGCCGAGCGGCGAACCGCGATAGCCGCTGACGAAGCCGGCCGTGTTCAGCCCCTGTTCGGTATCGACCGTGCGCTGCATCAGCAGCAGACGGACCAGCGCCTGCGTGCCGGTCAGGAAGATCCGGCCGCGCGTCGCGGTCAGGTTGTCGGTCAGGCGGTAGTCGGACAGGGCAGGCGTGCCGTCGACGGGCAGGCGGGCAGTCATGGGGGGATGTCTCCGGATTGTGCTGTTCTGGGCTGCTCGGCAGGGCGTCGGGTGACGCGTGACTGGCGGCAGCGAATGGCTCTATTTTTTCGTGCGCGGCCGAGAATGTTTTTTCTCATCTTGCTCGGATGGGTCCTGAGTGAGAAAAACTGCGCAGCTTTTTGCCGGGATTTGAGAGAGTTTTCGCGCATGGTGGCCGGACGGGATCGGCGACCTGTCGGGGCGGGCGGGTCGTTTGCCGGGAAAGCTCGCGGCCGTCCGACGGCGGCCGGGGTAGGCGGCAGCTGACGCTCGCGCCCCGCTGGACAAGGGTTTCAGCGGCTGGAGGCGGTCATCCTCACCGTTGAGTTGCACAGCGTTCCGATTGGTCGGTGGCGCGGGATGTCCACAATGCCGCGCCCTTCCCGCAGACCTGGCTCGCGCGCTCACCGTTCGATTGCACAGCGTTTCGAGTGGCCTGGGAGACAGGGTTTCCACATCGTTGTCGACATGCGTTTGGCGCTTGCCGCGACGCTCACCGTTCGAAATCACAGCGTGGCGAGTGGGTTTCAAGCGTGGATATCCACATTGACGGGGACGTATTGCGTCGATGGGAGGCTCGTCTTCAGCGCTCGAATGCTCGGGGGCGCGGGTGGGTTTGCTGGCTGGAAGGGTGAGCCGGAACGCGCATGCCGGGCAATCGCGGACTCGTACTCATCGTGGAAATACATTGAGTCGCGAGTGGGTTTGTCGGCCGGACAGGCACGCTGGCACATGCATGCCGGGCAATCGCGGGCTCGTGCTCATCGTGGAAATACATTGGGTCGCGAGTGGGTTTGTCGGCCTGACAGGCACGCCGGAACCCGCATGCTGAACAACCGCGGACTCACACTCACTGTGGAAATACACCAGGTCGCGAGTGAGTTCGTCGGCCGGACAGGCGCGCTGGTACACGCATGCGGCACAATCGCGGGCTCGCGCTTATCGTGGAAATACACTCGGTCGAGAGTGGGCTTATCGGCCGGACACGCACGCCGGAACCCGCATGCTGCGCAATCGCGGGCGTGCACCCACCGTTGAAACACACTGGGTCGCGAGCACGTTTATCGGCCGGACACACACGCCAGAACCCGCATGCGGCACAATCGCGGGCGGGCGCTCACCGTTGAAATACACAGGGCTTCGAGTGTCTGTAAAGGCGGTTATCCACGCCCGATCCGGCATTGCCGACCGGCCACGCGAGCACCCTCACCGTTGAAAACCACAGCCCTTCGAGTGATTCGGGACGCAGGATATCCACATGGATGAGCATCCGAGGAGCGATCTCTGATCCGCGCCCCGGAACGAGCAACCGGCCGGCAAGCCATGCTGGAAGCGGCTCACCGGCCGATCGGCACTCACCCTCACCATCGAAATGCACAGTGCGGCGATTCGTTTCGGCGGCCGGATATCCACAAGGAAGTTCGTGTTGTCCCCGTTCGCATGCTCGCGCGCGAGCCTGAGATACGCGACACGTCGGACGGCACCGGTGGCCGAATGATGGCATCCTGGCGCGCTGACCGCCGGTCGCGTGTTCACGCTCACCCTTGCGTTGCGCAGCGCTTCGAGCCGCTCGCGAACGCGGCGATGCGCAGCGAAATCTGCGTATTGCGGACCACATGCCCGCGCGCACCGTTAAAATGCACGGCCTTCCGGGTAGCTGCCGGAACCGGATCTCCACGTCGCGGCACACGCGCGGTTCGACCACGCTTGCGCGCGTTCGGCTAGAATGCGCGGCGCTCCGAACCACGGCAACGATCGGAAAACCGCGCCAGGACAGGCGCATCGCCCGATCGGACACCACCCCTCACCGTTGAATTCCACAGCATTTCGCCTCGTTCCAGGGCGAGTTGTCCACAACCCGCTTCATGCATTCCGCATCATCCGGTGACCCTCACCTGTGAAATGCACAGGGCGCCGAGTCGTTTCAGTGTGGGGATATCCACAACCGATCGCGCGGCGCGACCTTCGCCGGACCCTCGGCAGGGGCGGCTCACGCATCCGCCGGCGGCTATCGGGCAATCACCGGAAAACCCCGTCCAGACGGCCTCGGCGGCACGCTCACCATTCAAATGCACAGCGTTTCGAGTCGCCTCGATGGCGGGTTATCCACATCCGTCCGGCCTGGCTGCATCGAACGGACATGCGCCCGCGCGTTGCGTTACTCGTCGATCGACCGAATGACCGCTGCCGGATTGCCGCCGACCAACACGTTCGGTGGAACATCCCGCGTGACGACGGCACCGGCCGCGACCACCGAATTCTCGCCTACCGTCACACCGCCGATGATCGTCGCACCGGCGCCGATCCAGACGTTCCGTCCGATCACGATCGGCTTCGCGATAACGGCGTCATGCCGCCGCGAAGGCTCGACGGGATGGCCGGACGTGATGAGGCTGACGTTCGGCCCGATCATCACGTCGTCGCCGATCTCGAGCCCGCCGAGATCGTAGAACGTGCAGTTCTGGTTGACGAACACGTTGCGCCCGATTTTCATGCCGGTGCCGCCTGTCGCATGGAACGGCGGGATCAACACGAAGCCGTCGTCCACCTGCGTGCCGATCAGTTCTCCGAATAATGTGCGAACCTCGGCGGCATCGTCGAATGTCAGGCGATTGATCCGCACGGCGATCGACATCGCCCGCTTGACCTCGGCCACCATCGCCGCCGATTCCGGCGTTCTTCTCGGAATGATCGTGATGCGATCGTCGTTTGCCATGCGTGAGTTGTCTCCCATGATTTCCCTGTTTCGCGATGCATCGGCGCTTGCGGAAAGATGCCGGCGTTGCCGCAGGCGCGGGCGCTGCGGACTCCGTGATGTCGTGCAAGAAACGCCGGCTCACGCCGGAATCTCCACCTATTTATAACTAGTCTTCACATAACTAGTTATCGACATACATCATTACGCCATAAGGCTTTTCCCAGTTTTCTGCACGATGCACGCACGACACACAACGCATCCTGCCATCCCCGCAGATAGCCGCCCCTGGCCGAGCGCCCCTAGCCGGGCGCCCCTGTCCGAACCGCCGGCGCTCGGGTACGCTTGAGCATCCACCGGACCGACAGCTGCACCCAAACGCGGAGGCACGATGAAGCTCTACTACTGGCCGAAAACCCGGGCATTCCGGGCCTTGTGGATGCTTGAAGAACTCGGCGTGGTGTACGAACTCGTGCCGATCGACCTGCGTTCGCACGAACAGGGCAGCGACGCGTTCGTGCAGGTCAACCCGATGGCCAAGCTGCCCGCGCTCGACGACGGCAGCGTGCCGTTCGCCGAATCGGGCGCCGTGCTGCTCTATCTTGCCGACCGCTGCCCGGGTGCCGGGCTCGGCGTCGCGCCCGACGATCCGCTGCGCGGCCGCTTCCTCCAGTGGATGTTCTTCACGCCGACCTGCCTCGAACCGGCGATGGCCGAAAAATTCACCGGCGCGTCGGGCAATCCGGTCGCGTTCGGCTGGGGCAACATCACGCGCGTGCAGCGCGCACTTTCGCAAGCGCTCGCCCATAGTCCGTGGCTCGTCGGCGACCACTTCACCGCGGCCGACCTGCTGCTCGCCAGCACGCTGAAGATCGCGTTCGACGCGCATCTGCTGCCGCACGAAGGCGTGCTCGGAGACTACGTCGCGCGCGCCGAGGATCGCGACGCCTTCCGCCGCGCGGTCGCGATCGAACAGCGCGAAGCGTCGCGTCTGCTGCATGCGTGACGTATAGACGTGTAGCGCATGGGCGGCGCGACCAGCCGCCCGCGAGCGCATCTACGCGGCCGGGCCCGACGCCGCGGTCCCGGCATTGACCACCGCGCCCGGCGAGCCGCGCTCGTCGGTGTCGGCGTCGACCGGCACCACTTCATGAAAATGCGTGTAGTCGATGTGCGTGATGCCGTCTTCGTCGTGCATCAGGTCGACATAGCGGTGGCGCCAGCGGATCTCGCCATGCTCCCAGGAATGACGCGCCTGCATCACCTGCGCGGTCGTCTCGTCCGAGCCTTCGATCGTGATCAGCAACGATGCGTCGCGCGCGGCGAGCGACTCGGGCGTCTCGCCAAACAGCGCGCTCGATTCGTCGATCACGTGCATCAGATTCCAGCCGAGCAGGAAGATCGGATGCTCGCTGCGCACGAGCGGCAGGTCGTGGATCTTGCGCAGCGTGTAGCCCTCGTGCGTGCCTTCGACGCGCATCAGCCGCAGTTTCGCCTGCGCCTCCGCAATCACGTTCTGGCGCGCATTCGCGGCGCGCACCATCAGCGTCATCCTGCCGTCCAACGGCCGCACGATCGCGTAGCGCGCGAACAGGATCTTCGCCTGCGGCCGCGAAAACCGCGCGAATACGAGCCCCGTGGCCATCGCAATCCCCGACATCCCGACGAAGATCTCGAACGTAGCGACCAAGTGCGCATAGACGGTCTGCGGATGCATGTCGCCGTAGCCGACGGTCGCGAGTGTCTCGACGCTGAAGAAGAACGCGCCGCCGAAGCCGGCCGGCGACTGGTTTGCGATCGGCGTATGGCCGAGCAGGTAGAGCGTCGCAAAACCGCCGTTGAGCAGTAGAAACAGCGCGGCGAGCGACAGGAAGAATACGGGCCAGCTCACCGTCAGCGCGCGGTGATAGAGGTCGCGCCAGCCGAGCGGCGGCATCCCGTACGCGATGACCAGGCGCGTGCCCGACCAGATCTTGCGGCCACGGCCGCGGGAGGCTGGGGAGGACGAATCGACATTCATCGCGTGGTGCCGGAAGCAGGGAGGCGATGAGCGTAGCACGCGCGGCGGCGGCCGGGTATGCGTGCCGGTTCGGAATGGAAATCCTGCGCACCGCCGGCCGCGCGGCGCAAAAAAAACCGGCCGCGGAAGCGGCCGGCTGCGTCGTCAGCGTGAGGACCAGCGCGCCGTGCGCGCGGCGCTCACTTGCGGTCGACGATCACCTGGTCGAACGTGCCGCCGTCCGCGAAGTGCGTCTTCTGCGCGTTCGCCCAGCTGCCGAAGACCTGCTCGACGCTGAACGTCTTCAGCGGCTTGAATTCGGCCGCATGCTTCTTAAGCACGTTCGCGTCGCGCGGGCGCAGATGATGTTGCGCGATGATCTCCTGCGCTTCCGGCGTGTACAGGTAGTCGAGATACGCCTGCGCGACCTTGCGCGTGCCCTTCTTGTCGACGACCTTGTCGACGACGGCGACGGGCGGCTCCGCGAGGATGCTCGCCGACGGGTACACCGCGTCGAACTGCGCGCCCGATGCGCCGGTGTCCATCAGCGCGCCTTCGTTCTCGAACGTGACCAGCACGTCGCCGATGCCGCGCTGCGTGAACGTCGTCGTCGCGCCGCGGCCGCCGGAGTCGAGCACCGGCACGTTGCGGAAGATCGCCTTCTCGAAATCGATCGCCTGCTGGTCGGTCGCGCCCTTCTGCTTCTGGAAGCCCCACGCGGCGAGATACGCATAGCGGCCGTTGCCCGACGTCTTCGGGTTCGCGATGACCACCTGGACACCCGGCTTCGCGAGATCGCTCCAGTCCTTGATCGCCTTCGGGTTGCCCTTGCGCACGAGGAACACCATCGTGGTCGAGTACGGCGAGCTGTTGTCCGGGAAGCGCGCGCGCCAGTCCTTCGGCAGCAACTGGCCACGCTCGGCGAGCAGGTCGATGTCGTTCGGCTGGTTCATCGTCACGACGTCGGCCTGCAGCCCTTGCAGCACCGACAGCGCCTGCGCGCTCGACGCGCCGTGCGACTGCTTGATCGCGATCGTCTCGCCGGTCTTCTGCTTGTAGGCAGCGGCAAAACCCGCGTTGATGTCCTTGTACAGTTCGCGCGTCACGTCGTACGACACGTTCAGGATCGACGTATCCGCGTGCGCGGCCGTCGCCGCCACGACCAGCGCCGCCGCCGCGCCCGTGTGCAGCCAGCGACCGATCCCCTTCATGCTTGCCATCGTGATATGCCCCGTTTCCAGTGGTGGTGAATGTGCGTGACGGCACGCGTACGCGCTGTCATCGAAACGTAAGCGGGCATTCTAGCGGCCGTGCGCGGCGCCCTTTCCAATCAGTCGTGGAAAGCAAATCTCGAATCCTGCTAAACGGCAGCGGACGCTCGCGTGCGGATCGGATCCGGTGTTAAGATCGCCGCTCAACCCATTTCCCGGTTCCTCCATGTCCGCTGCCCTGCGCTCGCTTCCGATCCTCGCCGCCGTCGCGGCAGGTGCGCGCGCGGTCGGGCTGAAACTGAA includes these proteins:
- a CDS encoding Na+/H+ antiporter, whose amino-acid sequence is MEIVFTVLILLLTVALSGAVTRILPFQLPLPLMQIAFGAMLAWPKLNLHVAFDPEIFMLLFIPPLLFADGWRIPKRELYLQRRAILMLAFGLVFMTVLAVGYFAHWLIPELPLPIAFALAAVLSPTDAVALSGIAGKGRIPPQLMHILEGEALMNDASGLVALKFAIAAALTGMFSLRDASVTFVIVAAGGLATGAIVSWAFSALSTRFLNAEQEGDPAPGIVMTLLVPFAAYLFAEHLDLSGVLAAVSAGMMMNYTSFSRKSTVASRVRAESTWAMIEFVFNGMVFIMLGLQLPHIIGRTLVDAHHTSDALVGRMVFNVCAMMLALYAIRFLWVWLLRWFASRRAARQGLTGTMAGVRTIAVMTVGGVRGAVTLAGVLSIPVALSDGVPLPGRDTAIFVASAVILGSLIVAVIGLPLLLRGVRSSRSPLGDEERAARAAAAQAAIRAIDSSHDAISVDLDESGAARCADISARVMDQYRRRLATLAEDGPTPRAEAKQAETMELQMRIAAVRAERSALYRLRSESKISDETLTKLLREIDLSETALSTRKKGIL
- a CDS encoding sensor domain-containing phosphodiesterase, with amino-acid sequence MTIVQQERPAAASPYRFEREVSSGFERLATQHRDLTLTTVFQPIFSLSHQRAVGYEALLRAHDALDRAVSPLDVFGEAARQGELLQLDRLAQALHLENFALLGAEREWLFLNVHPGVLTDPFQAAALLANLKRLGMPPRRIVLEVLEQRAEDVERLAEAVREFRTHGFLIALDDFGAGHSNLERIWQLNPDIVKLDRIMLSHAAHRTGLTAILHGLVTLLHEAGKLVLVEGIETEHEAQIALSCEADFVQGYYFGRPAPGLPDSAAATGCIGELTERFRQQTDARERRDAQRIAPYLRAFERAAERLAAGEPLDEVCWNFLALDAAARCFLLDAHGRQSGRNVVLRADRALAEARFSPLADAQGANWLRRPYFRSAIAEPGRVQVTRPYLSINEAQPCVTLSVAVRVGDAQRVLCGDIDWRDDEADAG